In the genome of Paralichthys olivaceus isolate ysfri-2021 chromosome 10, ASM2471397v2, whole genome shotgun sequence, the window CAGgtgtaaaacaggaacaaagcATGACTGCCAGATAGTCCACTCAGAACTTTTAGGGTttcttgcatgtgtgtttttacctcTGTTGGTGCTTTCAAATAGCCTGATAGGTTTTATATCTTTTACAGCTCTCCAGGTGATTGGAGCAAACAGGACTGTGGTGCACGGAAGTACAGTTACATTACCGTGCAAACTTGTTGACACCAAGGAGGAGCTCTCCCAGATTTCATGGCAGAGGACGACCAGAGTTAAACACAAAAACGATTTCTTGACAGTTCTGGAAAAAGATGGACCACTGTATGTCAATGGACGCGATGATCGATTTAAGTATATTGGGATATTTAAACAGCTGAATGGATCAATTCAGATATCCAATGTCTCATTGCTGGATGAAGGAGTCTACACATGCATCTTCACTTTGTTCCCCAGTGGAAGTTACGAGACAGATATATATCTGAACGTGCTCGGTgagattaatattttttatttactatttatacattttgtgtgaatgagagaaGAAGAGCCTTGTTGATCCCTTGTTGCTTGCATGTTAACCCTTTGTGTCTGAAACTCTTTCAGTGCCTCCCGTCACACATGTGAAGGATAACCGTCCCACTTTGGCAGATGAAGAAGTTTGCATTGCCACCTGCACGGCTGCTGGTTCCAAGCCTCAGGCAGACGTTAGATGGTTCACAGGTAGCTTAGCAGAAAACCTGAGGGCAACAACCAACTCAACAAAACATGACAATGGTACGACTACCACGGTCAGCTTCCTGTATGGAGTACCTACCATGGGCATCAACCAACAGGTGGTCCAATGTGTCGTCACCAGTCCGGCCCTGTCGAAAAAGGCAACAATACCCTTTACTATACAAGTTTACTGTGAGTATACAAACTCTCCTCTACAGTCTCTGATCgggcttatttttatttttcattcacatcAATTCTTTTTGAGAGAGTGACGGTTTTCCCAATGGTTACATATAAACTAATAGGTGTGTTCAAGCACTGCTCTGCTCATGTTGAGGTGCTTGAATCTGTGCTGGGGATTACAGGACACCATGCACTCCATCAGTAAACACTGTtgcctgtttttaaatcaggatTACTAACTTGTGGGTGTTTGCCCCGACCATCCAGTAAAATTGCAATTAATATAGTCTTAATATGCCCTGCAGTTCTTGACTTATGGTGTTGAATAATGGCCCGGAAAGTGTTTTTTGCAGAACATTTGAAGTTGCAGTGAAGTTgaccattgattttttttttttaatataaattatcGTCCCTTCATCATTTTACCCCTGAGGCATTGGTGCAACAGTTGTTGTGTCATCTCCAACAGTGACCTTTAACTACCGGAATCTAATGAGTCCAAGGCAGGGTTTCTGTGGGGTCTTAAAATCTGAGTTTCTAAAAAGTCTGAAATACATTAGAAAACTGAGCACTAGGTCTTGAATGTATTAAGGTAGGTCttacttaaagggatagttcacccaaaaataaaaatttactCATTATCTACCCACCCCTATGCTGATGGGgagtgagtgaagtgtttgagtccacaaaacacttctggagtccctccatactgcttgtttGGTGTCACCtgtgtctgcaagccccgacattcatattcgactctaAACAAGataatttacactgtgttttaagcctaaatgtccactacAATAGTGATCTGGCAGGTGAGTCTAGACAATCTTGTtaagaaaatatatatcataACCGTTGGAGATCACTAAATCTGATCTGTGGCCATGATGAAGAGTTGGAACAGCAATATGTTGCGCAAACGATTTCAGAAGTCACATGAAGTCCATGGCCTCGCTGTCTGAGGCGTCATCAACATGCAGATTAAAATCCCCAGTAATGATGATCCTGTCATGGTTGAATAAAGAAAGTTACAGCAACTCTGGATTTTGACTTTCCAATCTAAAAGCTTGTTATTCAAAACATTAAGGGTTAGGGTGGGTTAGGGTTCGGGTTCTTTCATATTCTAAAACCTAGACTGTGACGCTTGCatttaaaagtgttaaaaatatAGCTGCTACACCTACTCCTTTCTTTCCTACTGGATTGTGTGTATATAACTAAAGTTTGGGGGAGGCATGGTTTAAGAGAGCAGCTCTGTCTGAATTAAAAGCCATTTCCACAGCCCAAATAGCAGATAAATATAGGAAGCATCTATCTGGTTAAGAACAAATGGAGTTTGTTGCTCCAAGCAAGGGCGTGTCTGGTGCTTTCCCACTGAACATTGTTGTTCCACAACTAGTTGTATCACTCTTTCTATCACAACAGTTAAGAAGCGAAAATTATC includes:
- the LOC109631159 gene encoding nectin-4 isoform X3, translated to MLLMLLFVLRTNSQSNALQVIGANRTVVHGSTVTLPCKLVDTKEELSQISWQRTTRVKHKNDFLTVLEKDGPLYVNGRDDRFKYIGIFKQLNGSIQISNVSLLDEGVYTCIFTLFPSGSYETDIYLNVLVPPVTHVKDNRPTLADEEVCIATCTAAGSKPQADVRWFTGSLAENLRATTNSTKHDNGTTTTVSFLYGVPTMGINQQVVQCVVTSPALSKKATIPFTIQVYFAPMEVKIDAKPKDSFHCVTEANPKAEFKWTRVDPAWPQSGVRVEGATLQFLTGSSDLNGLYQCDAFNEYGSRSVYVFRSVIPGSCTVCWILFSLLIILAAAAAAVWYLYKAEKLPCFGSRGDLFTRRVIETGMEGQRMQVSSDPPEAEEPGV
- the LOC109631159 gene encoding nectin-4 isoform X1 encodes the protein MTCDHRESSALQVIGANRTVVHGSTVTLPCKLVDTKEELSQISWQRTTRVKHKNDFLTVLEKDGPLYVNGRDDRFKYIGIFKQLNGSIQISNVSLLDEGVYTCIFTLFPSGSYETDIYLNVLVPPVTHVKDNRPTLADEEVCIATCTAAGSKPQADVRWFTGSLAENLRATTNSTKHDNGTTTTVSFLYGVPTMGINQQVVQCVVTSPALSKKATIPFTIQVYFAPMEVKIDAKPKDSFHCVTEANPKAEFKWTRVDPAWPQSGVRVEGATLQFLTGSSDLNGLYQCDAFNEYGSRSVYVFRSVIPGSCTVCWILFSLLIILAAAAAAVWYLYKAEKLPCFGSRGDLFTRRVIETGMEGQRMQVSSDPPEAEEPGV